Proteins from a genomic interval of Kitasatospora herbaricolor:
- a CDS encoding toxin Doc, translating into MILHVDIRWLLDVQEQASPEDLSVRDYSALQAAVARHRVNTAQLGHTADPAWCAATLMHTIVLLRPLPVRNNLYACMATAAYMHAAEEGIDPPYGALVELARDVAAGTADVFAAAGRIRAWRI; encoded by the coding sequence ATGATCCTGCACGTCGACATCCGCTGGCTGCTCGACGTCCAGGAGCAGGCCTCGCCCGAGGATCTCAGCGTGCGGGACTACTCGGCGCTGCAGGCGGCGGTGGCCCGGCACCGGGTCAACACCGCCCAGCTCGGCCACACCGCCGACCCGGCCTGGTGCGCGGCGACGCTGATGCACACCATCGTGCTGCTGCGGCCGCTTCCGGTGCGCAACAACCTGTACGCCTGCATGGCGACCGCCGCGTACATGCACGCGGCCGAGGAGGGCATCGACCCGCCGTACGGCGCCCTGGTGGAGCTGGCCCGGGACGTGGCGGCGGGCACGGCCGACGTGTTCGCGGCGGCCGGCCGGATCCGCGCCTGGCGGATCTGA